One Stratiformator vulcanicus genomic window, TTCAAAGACGATGCGACCCACATCGTCGGTGGACCGAATTCCCCATTGCTCAAGCACCGTCTTAGCGAGCAGTCCAAACTTGTCGTGCGACAGTTCCCGAAGCCCCAGACATAATTCGGGCCCGGAGATATGGGCTTCCTCTTCCTCGACGACGTGAGCTGCCGTGCGCTGCAATTTCTCTTGAGCGTGCTGCAGGGCCGTGAACACGAAGTGATACGCGTTCCGATGATAGCGGGGCTTGGTGCGGGTGGG contains:
- a CDS encoding Minf_1886 family protein, whose translation is MASLTERPTRTKPRYHRNAYHFVFTALQHAQEKLQRTAAHVVEEEEAHISGPELCLGLRELSHDKFGLLAKTVLEQWGIRSTDDVGRIVFELIERGEMRKTDRDRLSDFADVFDFEHALVDDYRIDTSHAFRGSA